A window from Dehalobacter sp. DCA encodes these proteins:
- a CDS encoding DnaJ domain-containing protein — protein sequence MISDPYQVLGVPQTAADDEIKKAYRKLAKRYHPDLNPGNAEAAKKMSEINAAYEQIKSGNPYPNTYYNGSNAYREYASSAYDSVKHYINLGYFREALNILARMSDRSAEWYYCSAVANAGIGNIIIALNHAETAVRMNPGNPEYQRILNMLQRGGRVYQQQRRSFGMPNDTLDKLCFGLCIADLCCPFC from the coding sequence ATGATATCCGATCCTTATCAAGTACTTGGTGTTCCTCAGACGGCTGCGGATGATGAAATAAAAAAAGCCTATCGCAAACTGGCCAAAAGATACCACCCGGACCTGAACCCCGGCAATGCAGAAGCGGCTAAGAAAATGAGTGAAATCAATGCCGCTTACGAACAGATCAAAAGCGGAAACCCCTACCCAAACACCTATTACAACGGAAGCAACGCTTACCGGGAATATGCTTCCTCAGCGTATGATTCGGTAAAACACTATATCAATTTGGGCTATTTTCGCGAGGCGCTGAATATTCTGGCCAGGATGAGTGACCGAAGTGCCGAATGGTACTATTGCAGTGCTGTTGCCAATGCCGGTATCGGCAACATCATCATTGCGCTGAACCACGCCGAAACAGCCGTACGCATGAATCCCGGCAATCCGGAATACCAACGCATCTTAAATATGCTGCAACGCGGCGGACGCGTTTATCAGCAACAAAGACGCAGCTTCGGCATGCCGAATGACACGCTGGACAAACTCTGTTTTGGCTTATGTATCGCGGACCTTTGCTGTCCGTTCTGTTGA
- a CDS encoding DUF5685 family protein encodes MFGYVVANIDKLTSEEKLHYRSCYCGLCQTLGDRHGTLSRITLNYDMTFLVLFLSALYQKDTTIQTGRCIMHPRKPHCYWQNEISDYTADMSIVLTYFKFLDDWKDERKILSLGEAKLFEKKYRQAAIRHPRQCAVISECLNTLSDIEKSGELKPDIPAGCFGRLMGEVFVFKEDDDAQDLRNFGESLGKFIYIMDACLDLKKDIQKECYNPLTALSTDHFPQILNLLMADCMEKYRQLPIKRDQNLIENILYSGVWTRYEAANKKVKGR; translated from the coding sequence ATGTTCGGTTATGTCGTCGCCAATATCGATAAGCTAACTTCCGAAGAAAAACTACACTATCGGTCGTGCTACTGCGGTTTATGCCAGACGCTGGGAGACCGTCACGGCACCCTTAGCCGTATCACACTAAACTATGACATGACTTTCCTCGTACTGTTCCTTTCCGCGCTTTATCAGAAAGATACTACCATTCAAACCGGGCGATGCATCATGCATCCCCGCAAACCTCACTGCTATTGGCAGAACGAGATCTCAGATTATACCGCCGATATGAGTATTGTCCTGACTTATTTCAAATTTCTTGATGATTGGAAGGACGAACGGAAGATCCTGTCGCTGGGTGAAGCCAAGCTGTTCGAAAAGAAATACAGGCAGGCTGCCATCCGCCATCCCCGGCAATGTGCTGTCATCAGTGAGTGCTTGAACACCCTTTCCGACATAGAAAAATCAGGGGAACTGAAACCGGATATTCCTGCAGGTTGTTTCGGCAGACTCATGGGCGAAGTGTTCGTTTTCAAAGAAGATGACGATGCTCAAGATTTACGTAACTTTGGAGAATCGCTTGGCAAATTCATTTACATTATGGATGCCTGTCTTGATCTCAAAAAGGACATCCAAAAGGAATGCTATAATCCGCTGACTGCGTTGTCAACAGATCATTTTCCGCAAATATTAAATCTGCTTATGGCCGACTGTATGGAAAAATACCGACAACTGCCAATCAAACGCGATCAAAACCTTATTGAAAACATTCTCTATTCAGGCGTTTGGACAAGGTATGAAGCAGCGAATAAGAAAGTGAAGGGGAGATAA
- a CDS encoding ABC transporter ATP-binding protein — protein MTVIQTKNLTKSYNKARGIVDVNLDVMEGEIFGFIGPNGAGKSTTIRTLLGLIYPTKGSAEIFGKNCSEFPEIRKEVGYLPSEVFYYDNMKVIDLLKYSASFYKKDCMKKIKELAEIMDLDLKKKIDDLSFGNKKKVGIVQGLLHEPKLIILDEPTSGLDPLMQQKFFDIIAQENQKGATVFFSSHILDEVQRMCDRVAFIKDGKIIKLEKMSTLQADSYKSFKIEAKSPIAGEIFNISGVSRLEIKENTADFIFKGNINSMMKKIAEIELVNISIYEPDLEEIFMHYYAKEG, from the coding sequence ATGACCGTCATTCAAACGAAGAATCTCACGAAAAGTTACAACAAGGCAAGGGGCATCGTCGACGTGAATCTTGATGTCATGGAAGGAGAGATCTTTGGGTTTATCGGGCCAAACGGCGCCGGCAAATCGACGACCATCCGAACGTTGCTCGGGCTTATCTACCCCACCAAGGGAAGCGCCGAAATCTTCGGTAAAAATTGCAGTGAGTTCCCGGAAATACGCAAAGAAGTGGGCTATCTGCCAAGTGAGGTATTTTATTACGATAACATGAAGGTTATCGATCTGCTCAAATATTCCGCGAGCTTTTACAAAAAGGACTGCATGAAGAAAATTAAGGAGCTTGCGGAGATCATGGATCTCGACCTCAAGAAAAAGATCGACGATCTCTCTTTTGGCAACAAAAAAAAGGTTGGCATTGTTCAGGGGTTGCTCCACGAGCCTAAACTGATCATACTCGACGAGCCAACCAGTGGCTTAGACCCGCTGATGCAGCAAAAGTTCTTTGACATTATCGCGCAGGAGAATCAAAAGGGTGCCACTGTATTCTTTTCATCGCATATTCTTGACGAAGTTCAGAGGATGTGCGACAGGGTAGCATTCATCAAAGACGGTAAAATCATAAAACTTGAAAAAATGAGCACGCTTCAGGCAGATAGCTATAAGAGTTTTAAAATTGAAGCAAAATCTCCCATAGCCGGAGAAATCTTCAATATCAGTGGTGTAAGCCGGCTTGAAATCAAAGAGAATACGGCTGATTTTATTTTCAAAGGCAACATTAATTCTATGATGAAAAAAATCGCGGAGATTGAGCTTGTCAACATATCCATTTACGAACCTGACCTTGAAGAGATCTTCATGCATTATTATGCCAAGGAGGGTTGA
- a CDS encoding ABC transporter permease subunit — translation MNMFWHELNSLRKSTILWTCTLIALAGIYFSVYPAIANDAADFKRLLGGYPASVRAILGISLDSITSLLGFYSMIFTFITLCGAIQAMNLGVSILSKETRERTADFLLVKPVSRSAIVSSKLLAALTMLIITNVIYYAAASILAAMVKTADFSVTLFFMINLTLLFIQLIFFSIGAAVAVIIPKLKSVLPVSLGVVFGFFFIGALLAAGENDAARFLSPFKYFNPSYIIRNSNYEAPYLITGAVIVIIATVTTYIIYAKKDIHAVS, via the coding sequence ATGAATATGTTTTGGCACGAGCTTAACTCGCTGCGAAAATCGACGATTCTATGGACATGCACTTTGATTGCACTCGCTGGGATTTACTTTTCTGTCTATCCCGCAATTGCGAATGATGCGGCAGATTTTAAAAGGCTGCTGGGCGGCTACCCGGCGTCGGTGAGGGCAATACTCGGTATTTCGCTTGACAGCATCACTTCTCTTTTGGGCTTTTATTCGATGATATTCACATTTATCACACTGTGCGGTGCCATTCAGGCCATGAATCTCGGCGTCTCCATTCTTTCCAAAGAAACGAGGGAAAGGACAGCCGATTTTCTTCTCGTCAAGCCTGTTTCGCGTTCGGCTATTGTCAGCTCCAAGCTTCTGGCTGCACTAACCATGCTCATAATCACGAACGTAATCTATTATGCGGCTGCCTCCATCCTTGCCGCCATGGTTAAGACAGCGGATTTCAGCGTTACGCTGTTTTTTATGATCAATCTCACGCTGCTTTTCATTCAGCTCATTTTTTTCTCAATCGGGGCTGCAGTCGCGGTGATCATTCCAAAGTTAAAATCCGTGCTTCCGGTCTCACTCGGGGTCGTTTTTGGATTTTTCTTTATCGGAGCGCTTTTAGCCGCCGGTGAAAATGATGCGGCACGCTTTCTCTCACCGTTTAAATATTTTAATCCTTCTTATATTATTAGAAATTCAAACTATGAAGCCCCCTACCTTATCACAGGCGCTGTTATTGTTATTATTGCAACGGTAACCACCTATATCATTTATGCCAAAAAAGATATCCATGCCGTGAGCTGA
- a CDS encoding ABC transporter permease subunit: MNIFLRELKANKKALIIWCVCMFLGVLSGMGKYTAYSAGGQYNKIFDNIPYSIKALLGMGSFDVTTMSGYFAMLFLYIEIAAAIHAVLLGAGIVAKEERDKTTEFLMIKPVSRDTIITSKLLAAFVNVVILNVVTLVSSLVMVAAYNKGNDISSEIVMFMLSMFIVQLIFLSLGTALSAFLKNPKTSGSLAAGILFAAFVISKITDITDKLNALNLLSPFKYFSYVNLAEGNGLDLTAVILSLGLVSIFCISTYVFYRKRDLHV, encoded by the coding sequence ATGAATATTTTTTTAAGAGAATTAAAGGCCAATAAAAAAGCATTGATCATATGGTGCGTTTGTATGTTTTTGGGAGTTTTAAGCGGCATGGGTAAATATACCGCCTATTCGGCAGGCGGACAGTACAACAAAATTTTTGACAATATACCCTACTCCATCAAAGCGCTGTTGGGAATGGGCTCATTCGATGTAACCACGATGTCCGGGTATTTTGCAATGTTGTTTCTTTACATTGAGATTGCGGCTGCCATCCATGCTGTTTTGCTCGGAGCCGGTATTGTTGCCAAAGAGGAACGCGACAAGACGACCGAATTTCTGATGATCAAGCCCGTCTCAAGAGATACCATTATCACTTCCAAGCTTCTTGCAGCCTTTGTGAATGTGGTCATTCTGAATGTTGTAACGCTTGTTTCTTCACTTGTTATGGTCGCTGCTTACAATAAGGGAAATGACATTTCAAGTGAAATAGTAATGTTCATGTTGAGCATGTTCATCGTTCAGCTTATCTTCCTTTCGCTTGGAACAGCACTGTCAGCTTTCCTCAAGAATCCGAAAACTTCGGGTTCCCTTGCCGCGGGGATACTCTTCGCTGCATTCGTGATATCCAAAATAACGGACATAACAGACAAGCTGAACGCTCTTAACCTACTCTCGCCTTTTAAATATTTTAGTTATGTTAATTTGGCAGAGGGTAATGGGCTCGACCTAACGGCTGTTATACTCTCGCTCGGGCTTGTTTCTATCTTTTGTATCTCCACCTATGTCTTTTACCGAAAAAGGGATCTGCACGTTTAA
- a CDS encoding RNA polymerase sigma factor, whose product MQESSPRLTNTFSTKYSSYGEMLFKIAMVHLGSKEDAEEVMQDAFCKLLYNSPGFNDDQHEKAWLIKITVNLCKDRLRSVWHKRVIKMEAIEAYYEDPIDSDVMKEILKLPVKLKAVIYLFYVEDYSIKQIRNLE is encoded by the coding sequence ATGCAAGAATCGTCACCGCGGCTTACGAACACTTTTTCAACAAAATACAGTAGTTATGGCGAGATGCTTTTTAAAATCGCCATGGTTCATCTTGGAAGTAAAGAAGATGCGGAAGAAGTCATGCAAGACGCATTTTGTAAACTATTGTACAACTCACCTGGGTTTAACGATGATCAACACGAAAAGGCCTGGCTGATCAAAATTACTGTAAATCTTTGCAAAGATAGGCTTCGGAGTGTGTGGCACAAACGCGTTATAAAAATGGAGGCGATAGAAGCGTACTATGAAGATCCTATTGACAGTGATGTCATGAAGGAGATTCTTAAGCTCCCTGTAAAATTAAAAGCAGTGATCTATCTGTTTTATGTTGAAGATTATTCGATTAAGCAAATACGTAACCTTGAATGA
- a CDS encoding DNRLRE domain-containing protein has protein sequence MATLTLNIPDTTFVSSYLPDMNFSSYPLVYSGTDSSFQNCISFLQIVLPVLPVTSVDSALLELSVIVKSGAAPSPLVVNRVTDPFSTATVTYNTRPAFTATPSEIDITTEDLYTTVQIDVITLINGWLNGTYPNNGMALTNSDGTSVVAVATNSINYEPFDPRLVLTYTPVKPDTALCFSYAQLAHLIEQLITLYPTNTMSVFLTGFSPSAITGTPYQLYVSPEGTYGMIFILLDNGQQEAIPLNAIAAIYTGDGTVYDPSITYLPPPQFPDGCDKNLITAYHDYVPVSTDVQMYLGSIVQASGLVYKNEYGILVLSDADGNTPVFIPVMNITSIFPVTQNSSGQKAALPRIAITNKT, from the coding sequence ATGGCTACGCTAACCCTGAATATACCCGATACGACTTTCGTCTCATCTTACCTGCCCGACATGAATTTTTCATCCTACCCACTGGTTTATTCCGGTACAGATAGTTCATTTCAAAACTGCATCAGTTTCCTGCAAATTGTTTTGCCTGTGTTACCGGTCACTTCCGTTGACAGTGCCTTGCTCGAATTATCTGTGATTGTTAAAAGCGGTGCTGCTCCAAGTCCGCTTGTTGTCAACAGAGTAACCGATCCATTTAGTACAGCCACCGTGACTTACAATACACGTCCTGCTTTCACTGCAACACCATCCGAGATTGATATTACAACAGAAGATTTATATACCACTGTCCAAATTGATGTCATAACGCTGATCAATGGTTGGCTGAACGGAACTTATCCCAACAACGGCATGGCGTTGACGAATTCTGACGGCACTTCTGTCGTTGCAGTTGCCACGAATAGCATCAACTACGAACCATTTGATCCAAGATTAGTTTTAACTTACACCCCGGTGAAACCGGATACTGCGCTTTGCTTCAGCTATGCGCAGTTGGCGCACCTTATTGAGCAGCTGATCACCTTGTATCCCACAAATACCATGTCCGTTTTTTTAACAGGTTTTAGTCCTTCCGCGATCACCGGGACTCCGTATCAACTGTATGTATCCCCCGAAGGAACCTACGGAATGATTTTTATTTTGCTTGATAACGGACAGCAAGAAGCGATTCCGCTCAATGCCATTGCCGCAATTTATACAGGCGATGGAACGGTATACGATCCTTCGATCACCTACCTGCCCCCGCCACAGTTCCCAGACGGTTGTGACAAAAACCTGATTACTGCTTATCACGACTATGTGCCGGTTTCAACAGATGTCCAAATGTATTTGGGGTCTATCGTTCAGGCTTCAGGACTGGTTTATAAAAATGAATATGGCATCTTGGTCCTGTCTGATGCAGATGGCAATACACCTGTCTTTATCCCGGTTATGAATATAACCTCCATTTTCCCGGTAACTCAGAACAGCAGCGGCCAAAAGGCTGCCCTCCCCCGAATTGCCATTACAAACAAAACGTGA